Sequence from the Trueperaceae bacterium genome:
CGTTACGTGTACATACACTTGCCGGGAGTCCAAGAAGCAGGAGGTATCCGAGGGCCGGCCGCCCTCGTACCGATCACCCCCACTCGAACCCAAGACCACAGCCAAGGGAGAGCCAGGATGACGATGCCGGCGAGCAGCAGCGATCAGCAGGCCAACGGAGTCACCGCACGCGATCAGAAGATAGTCCCGCACCTCTGGTTCGACGAGCAGGCTGAAGAGGCGGTAGCCTTCTACACCTCGGTCTTCCCCGACGCCAGACGGGGCACGGAGACTCGCTACAGCGAAGAAGGGCGGGAGATCCACGGCCGGCCACCCGGCAGCGTGATGACGGTGGAGTTCGAGCTGGCCGGCACTCGCTTCATGGCGCTCAACGGCGGACCTCACTTCCGGTTCAACCCCTCCATCTCGTTCTTCGTCCACTGCGACTCTATCGGCGAGGTCGACCGCCTGTGGGCGCAGCTCTCCGAGGGCGGCGTCGCTCTGATGGAGTTGGACAGCTACGATTGGAGCGACCGCTACGGCTGGGTACAGGACCGCTTCGGCGTGAGCTGGCAGGTCATGCACACCGTTGCGCAGCAGAGGCGCCGGCGCCTAGTGCCCAGTCTCCTCTTCACCGGGGAGGAGCCGCAGGCGCAAGCGGCGATGGAGCTATACACAGAGGTCTTCCCGGACTCGCGCATCGAAGC
This genomic interval carries:
- a CDS encoding VOC family protein, translated to MTMPASSSDQQANGVTARDQKIVPHLWFDEQAEEAVAFYTSVFPDARRGTETRYSEEGREIHGRPPGSVMTVEFELAGTRFMALNGGPHFRFNPSISFFVHCDSIGEVDRLWAQLSEGGVALMELDSYDWSDRYGWVQDRFGVSWQVMHTVAQQRRRRLVPSLLFTGEEPQAQAAMELYTEVFPDSRIEATFPHPAGGPLEGMIAHAQFTLFGEPFVAMDGGAVHPFTFNEAISLLVECEDQDEIDRYWERLGEGGDPRAQQCGWLKDRFGVSWQIAPRALGRMLVDPDRSKVDRVIRAFMPMKKLDLAQLEAAYRG